Proteins from a genomic interval of Macaca thibetana thibetana isolate TM-01 chromosome 17, ASM2454274v1, whole genome shotgun sequence:
- the LOC126940808 gene encoding uncharacterized protein LOC126940808, with amino-acid sequence MRAQSCCRCGPGQVDQQCRLEVPHTEELRLPRPLSAIQEQQEQPDAQPKLSQVTTSAFVTFRGARAFCWLEGKRNFSDFRSLLPFPRSGDLEPRRAVERGQMLAGASPLPCFDLAPHGVWERFFQGWVGSGRALAGERQGEEREAAHTSRWCLTALGPSGPGQEGHHTQDSLSGCRLALSPASGMDRACHTEEDCVTCCWSAKCTLCGCKYPRAKITDPSLPPTPLTSTPARCEGGSQGPCMNPAHARVTGAPFTPHHPLKAEVIRPWT; translated from the coding sequence ATGAGGGCGCAGAGCTGTTGCAGATGCGGCCCAGGCCAGGTGGACCAACAATGCAGGCTCGAAGTGCCACACACAGAGGAGCTCAGGCTGCCCAGGCCCCTCTCAGCCATTCAGGAACAGCAGGAACAGCCCGATGCACAGCCTAAACTCTCACAAGTCACAACCAGTGCTTTTGTTACCTTCAGAGGAGCAAGGGCATTCTGCTGGCTTGAGGGAAAAAGGAACTTTTCTGATTTCCGCTCCCTCCTGCCCTTTCCTCGGTCTGGTGACCTGGAACCACGGCGGGCTGTGGAACGTGGGCAGATGTTGGCTGGAGCCAGCCCCCTGCCCTGCTTTGACCTGGCTCCCCATGGGGTTTGGGAGCGTTTCTTTCAGGGATGGGTGGGCAGCGGCCGGGCATTGGCAGGCGAGCGtcagggagaggaaagggaggcagCACACACATCCAGATGGTGCCTGACTGCCCTGGGACCGAGTGGCCCTGGCCAGGAGGGGCACCACACGCAGGACAGCCTCTCGGGCTGCCGCCTTGCCCTTTCCCCCGCCTCGGGCATGGACAGAGCCTGTCACACTGAGGAGGACTGTGTCACTTGCTGCTGGTCAGCTAAGTGTACGCTGTGTGGGTGCAAGTACCCCAGGGCCAAAATAACAGATCCCAGTCTCCCTCCGACTCCACTGACATCCACCCCAGCACGGTGCGAGGGAGGCAGCCAGGGGCCGTGCATGAATCCCGCACACGCCAGGGTGACCGGAGCTCCATTCACGCCCCACCACCCTCTGAAAGCTGAAGTCATAAGACCCTGGACGTGA